The Brassica napus cultivar Da-Ae chromosome C7, Da-Ae, whole genome shotgun sequence genomic interval TCGCCGTGGGAACAGCTAGTTCTAGGAGGAGAAGCGGAGGAGATCCCACGGCGGTGTCTTGAAGGCAGAAACTGACTCTTCCACGACGGTGCCCGAAGAAAGTTCCACTTATGATGCTGTTACTACGGGaagaagaggatgaagaagaggaggaggaggagtggtctgaggaggaagaggaggaagaagatgaagagaccGAAACAGTGTCGTTTTGGCACGAAGGGGAAGGTTGTTGGTAAGTGCAACAGTATGGGAGTATGCATTCGATGAGTGAGCGGAGAGTTCGTCGGTGACGTAATTCACGAGCGCAGTCCACGGTGGTTGGAGTGGTTATGAGTTGCATGTGATGATGATGCTTTCCTAAATCGACCATCGTTCTCATGcttgtttctcttctcttttgtgAGTTAACTTAGTGAGAGTCGAGAGGgaaattaaagaaataaagactattgagtttgtttttggtgtgaagaagaagaggaagtttAGTGGCATATATGTATAGGAAGGTGGTGCTCATGGAGAGTGGcgacttttaaaaaatat includes:
- the LOC106374465 gene encoding protein MIZU-KUSSEI 1-like, whose product is MRTMVDLGKHHHHMQLITTPTTVDCARELRHRRTLRSLIECILPYCCTYQQPSPSCQNDTVSVSSSSSSSSSSDHSSSSSSSSSSSRSNSIISGTFFGHRRGRVSFCLQDTAVGSPPLLLLELAVPTAKLAKEMDQAGVLRIALECDRRRSSNSGPSSIFDVPVWSMYCNGRKMGSAVRRKVTENDAVFLRMMQSVSVGAGVVPVDKEEQTLYLRARFERVTGSSDSESFHMMNPGGSYGQELSIFLLRS